A single Tamandua tetradactyla isolate mTamTet1 chromosome X, mTamTet1.pri, whole genome shotgun sequence DNA region contains:
- the SLITRK2 gene encoding SLIT and NTRK-like protein 2, whose product MLSGVWFLSVLTVAGVLRTESRKTAKDICKIRCLCEEKENVLNINCENKGFTTVSLLQPPQYRIYQLFLNGNLLTRLYPNEFVNYSNAVTLHLGNNGLQEIRTGAFSGLKTLKRLHLNNNKLEVLREDTFLGLESLEYLQADYNYISAIEAGAFSKLNKLKVLILNDNLLLSLPSNVFRFVLLTHLDLRGNRLKVMPFAGVLEHIGGIMEIQLEENPWNCTCDLLPLKAWLDTITVFVGEIVCETPFRLHGKDVTQLTRQDLCPRRSTGDTGQRGGHADTQVQRLSPTMNPALNPTRAPKASRPPKMRNRPTPRVTVSKDRQSFGPIMVYQTKSPVPLTCPSSCVCTSQSSDNGLNVNCQERKFTNISDLQPRPTSPKKLYLTGNYLQTVYKNDLLEYSSLDLLHLGNNRIAVIQEGAFTNLTSLRRLYLNGNYLEVLYPSMFDGLQSLQYLYLEYNVIKEIKPLTFDALINLQLLFLNNNLLRSLPDNIFGGTALTRLNLRNNHFSHLPVKGVLDQLPAFIQIDLQENPWDCTCDIMGLKDWTEHANSPVIINEVTCESPAKHAGEILKFLGREAICPDSPNLADGTILSMNDNTDTPRLVSVSPTSYPELHTEVPLSVLILGLLVVFILSVCFGAGLFVFVLKRRKGVPSVPRSANNLDVSSFQLQYGSYNTETHDKTDGHVYNYIPPPVGQMCQNPIYMQKEGDPVAYYRNLQEFSYGNLEEKKEEPATLAYTISATELLEKQATPREPELLYQNIAERVKELPSAGLVHYNFCTLPKRQFAPSYESRRQNQDRINKTVLYGTPRKCFVGQSKPDHPLLQAKPQSEPDYLEVLEKQTAISQL is encoded by the coding sequence ATGCTGAGCGGCGTTTGGTTCCTCAGTGTGTTAACCGTGGCCGGGGTCTTACGGACGGAGAGTCGCAAAACTGCCAAAGACATTTGCAAGATCCGCTGCCTGTGCGAAGAGAAGGAAAACGTTCTGAATATTAACTGTGAAAACAAAGGATTTACAACTGTCAGCCTGCTCCAGCCCCCCCAGTATCGAATCTATCAGCTGTTCCTGAATGGGAACCTCCTGACCAGACTCTACCCGAATGAGTTTGTCAATTACTCCAATGCGGTGACCCTTCACCTGGGTAACAACGGGCTTCAGGAGATCCGCACCGGGGCCTTCAGTGGCCTGAAAACCCTCAAGAGACTGCACCTCAACAACAACAAGCTGGAGGTGCTCAGGGAAGACACCTTCCTGGGCCTGGAAAGCCTTGAGTACCTCCAGGCTGACTACAATTACATCAGCGCCATCGAGGCAGGGGCCTTCAGCAAACTCAATAAGCTCAAAGTGCTCATCCTGAATGATAACCTTCTGCTGTCACTGCCCAGCAATGTGTTCCGCTTTGTCCTGCTGACCCACTTAGACCTAAGGGGCAACAGGCTGAAAGTGATGCCTTTTGCAGGAGTCCTTGAACATATCGGTGGGATCATGGAGATTCAGCTGGAGGAAAACCCGTGGAACTGCACTTGTGATTTACTTCCACTCAAGGCCTGGCTGGACACCATAACGGTTTTTGTGGGGGAGATTGTGTGTGAAACTCCCTTTAGATTGCATGGGAAAGATGTGACCCAACTGACCAGACAAGATCTGTGTCCCAGAAGAAGCACCGGAGACACTGGTCAGAGGGGCGGCCATGCCGACACACAGGTCCAGAGGCTGTCACCTACAATGAATCCTGCTCTCAACCCGACCAGGGCTCCCAAAGCCAGCCGGCCACCCAAAATGAGAAACCGTCCCACTCCCCGGGTCACTGTGTCGAAGGATAGGCAGAGCTTCGGACCAATCATGGTGTACCAGACCAAGTCCCCTGTGCCCCTTACCTGCCCCAGTAGCTGTGTCTGCACCTCTCAGAGCTCAGACAACGGTCTGAACGTGAACTGCCAAGAGAGGAAATTCACCAATATCTCTGACTTGCAGCCCAGACCAACTAGTCcaaagaaactctacctaacaGGGAACTATCTCCAGACTGTCTATAAGAATGACCTCCTAGAATATAGTTCTTTGGATTTGTTGCACTTAGGCAACAACAGGATTGCGGTCATTCAGGAAGGTGCCTTCACAAACCTGACCAGTTTACGCAGACTTTATCTGAACGGCAATTACCTTGAAGTGCTGTATCCTTCTATGTTTGACGGACTGCAGAGCTTGCAGTATCTCTATTTAGAGTATAATGTCATTAAGGAAATTAAGCCGCTTACCTTTGATGCTTTGATTAACCTACAGCTACTGTTTCTGAATAACAACCTCCTGCGGTCCCTACCTGATAATATATTTGGGGGCACAGCCCTTACCAGGCTGAATCTGAGAAACAACCATTTCTCTCACCTGCCTGTGAAAGGGGTTCTGGATCAGCTTCCGGCTTTTATCCAGATTGATCTGCAGGAGAACCCATGGGACTGCACCTGTGACATCATGGGGCTAAAGGACTGGACAGAACATGCCAATTCCCCTGTCATCATCAATGAGGTGACCTGTGAATCTCCTGCCAAACACGCAGGGGaaattctgaagtttctggggaGGGAAGCTATTTGTCCCGACAGTCCAAACTTGGCAGATGGAACCATCCTGTCGATGAATGACAACACCGACACACCCCGGTTGGTCAGTGTGTCTCCCACTTCTTATCCGGAACTACATACTGAAGTTCCACTTTCTGTCTTAATTTTAGGATTGCTAGTTGTCTTCATCTTATCTGTCTGCTTTGGGGCCGGTTTGTTCGTCTTTGTCCTGAAACGCCGCAAGGGAGTGCCGAGTGTCCCCAGGAGTGCCAACAACTTAGACGTAAGTTCCTTCCAATTACAGTATGGTTCTTACAACACTGAGACTCATGACAAAACTGATGGCCACGTCTATAACTATATCCCCCCACCGGTGGGCCAGATGTGCCAAAACCCCATCTACATGCAGAAGGAAGGAGACCCAGTAGCCTATTACCGAAACCTGCAAGAATTCAGCTATGGCAACctggaggagaaaaaagaagagccaGCCACGCTGGCTTACACTATAAGTGCCACTGAGCTGCTGGAAAAGCAGGCCACACCAAGAGAGCCCGAGCTGCTATATCAGAATATTGCTGAGCGAGTCAAGGAACTCCCCAGTGCAGGCCTAGTCCACTATAACTTTTGTACCTTACCTAAAAGGCAGTTCGCCCCTTCATATGAATCTCGACGCCAAAACCAagacagaatcaataaaaccgtTTTATATGGAACTCCCAGGAAATGCTTTGTGGGGCAGTCAAAACCTGACCACCCTTTACTGCAAGCTAAGCCGCAATCAGAACCAGACTACCTCGAAGTTCTGGAAAAACAAACTGCAATCAGTCAGCTGTGA